The following coding sequences are from one Nicotiana tomentosiformis chromosome 3, ASM39032v3, whole genome shotgun sequence window:
- the LOC104090248 gene encoding protein SOB FIVE-LIKE 4-like, with product MKPASQNFNEEEECHSSESGWTMYIGSPSNSTEDDKLNVADFEEEDDVGDNKNERNQEEDDDTDDSMASDASSGPSHMREHFVRNAKSTTGARYVNPKEKGNGKGCSNNKANTKNGIKNQDKEESVFSAKGAKVPSNGGKVRKSIWKGKGK from the coding sequence ATGAAGCCAGCTTCTCAAAATTTTAATGAGGAGGAAGAATGTCACAGCAGTGAATCTGGCTGGACAATGTACATTGGCTCTCCTTCGAATAGTACTGAAGATGATAAGCTGAACGTAGCGGATTTTGAGGAAGAAGATGATGTAGGAGAtaacaagaatgaaagaaatcaAGAAGAAGATGACGACACTGATGATTCTATGGCTTCTGATGCCTCTTCTGGCCCAAGTCACATGAGAGAGCACTTTGTTAGAAATGCAAAGAGTACTACCGGTGCTCGTTATGTGAATCCAAAGGAAAAGGGTAATGGAAAAGGTTGCTCCAACAACAAAGCTAACACAAAGAATGGTATTAAGAATCAAGACAAAGAAGAGTCTGTGTTTTCAGCAAAAGGAGCTAAAGTTCCCTCCAATGGTGGAAAGGTAAGGAAAAGTATTTGGAAGGGCAAAGGAAAATAA